The following are encoded together in the Zingiber officinale cultivar Zhangliang chromosome 8A, Zo_v1.1, whole genome shotgun sequence genome:
- the LOC122008005 gene encoding epoxide hydrolase A-like isoform X1 → MEGIGHRTLRVNGINIHVAEKGDGPIVLFIHGFPELWYSWRHQIISLAARGYLAVAPDLRGYGDSDSPPSASDYSIFHLVGDLVALVHALGQDQVFVVGHDWGAIVAWWLCVLRPDMVKALVNLSVPYSPRNPRRRTVESLRAIFGDDYYMCRFQEHGAIEAEFEQIGTTSLIKRFLTYRTPAAIIITKEKGIDGSLEAPATLPSWLSAADVEYFANKFEKSGFTGGLNYYRCMDMNWELTAPWTGVQVKVPVKFIVGDLDLTYHTPGVQDYIHKGGFRKRVPFLQNVVVMEGAGHFINQERPQEISDHIYDFIKKF, encoded by the exons ATGGAAGGTATCGGCCATCGTACGCTGCGGGTGAACGGAATCAACATCCATGTCGCGGAGAAGGGCGACGGCCCTATCGTCCTCTTCATCCATGGCTTCCCTGAACTCTGGTACTCCTGGCGCCACCAGATCATCTCCCTCGCCGCCCGCGGCTACCTGGCCGTCGCCCCCGATCTCCGAGGCTACGGCGACTCAGACTCCCCTCCTTCCGCCTCCGACTATTCCATCTTCCACCTCGTCGGTGACCTCGTTGCGCTAGTCCACGCCCTCGGCCAAGATCAA GTGTTCGTGGTGGGGCATGATTGGGGAGCGATTGTGGCTTGGTGGCTGTGCGTGTTGCGACCGGACATGGTGAAGGCGCTGGTGAATCTTAGTGTGCCGTACAGCCCCCGGAATCCTAGGCGGAGGACGGTGGAATCCTTGAGGGCCATTTTTGGGGACGACTACTATATGTGCCGCTTCCAG GAACATGGAGCAATAGAAGCTGAATTTGAACAGATTGGTACTACGTCCTTGATCAAAAGGTTCTTAACATATCGCACTCCAGCAGCCATTATTATAACCAAGGAAAAAGGTATTGACGGTTCCCTTGAAGCACCTGCTACCTTGCCTTCCTGGCTATCAGCCGCGGACGTAGAGTATTTTGCCAACAAATTTGAAAAGTCGGGCTTTACTGGAGGACTGAACTACTATCGGTGCATGGACAT GAATTGGGAGCTTACCGCACCTTGGACTGGCGTCCAAGTAAAGGTACCGGTGAAGTTCATTGTCGGGGATCTTGATCTAACATACCATACGCCAGGCGTGCAGGACTACATACACAAGGGTGGTTTCAGAAAACGGGTTCCGTTTCTTCAAAATGTGGTGGTGATGGAGGGGGCCGGTCATTTCATCAACCAGGAGAGGCCACAGGAGATTTCTGATCACATTTACGACTTCATTAAAAAGTTCTAA
- the LOC122011399 gene encoding protein RGF1 INDUCIBLE TRANSCRIPTION FACTOR 1-like isoform X2, translated as MSRIEGQSLAEMLKRGAAMVGFSSSSNSSMPRWLEVMLAEKFFNSCMIHETSKKNEKNIFCLDCCSSFCPQCLPPHRPHRLLQVRRYVYHDVVRVDDLEKLIDCSSVQSYTTNSAKVVFLNERPPSRPFRGSGNACLSCYRPLQDPYLFCSLACKVKELLQNEGGLWKELRECEYLPLPSSCDLDEGQLTPDSILESATSSASSGGGAELGVADTEPVSWRKMRSVPRRAAAAAEVASRRKKGVPVRAPLF; from the exons ATGTCTCGCATTGAAGGCCAGTCGCTCGCTGAAATGCTCAAACGAGGCGCCGCCATG GTGGGGTTTTCGAGCAGCAGCAACAGCAGCATGCCTCGGTGGCTTGAGGTGATGCTGGCGGAGAAGTTCTTCAACTCATGTATGATCCACGAGACCTCCAAGAAGAACGAGAAGAACATCTTCTGCCTCGATTGCTGCTCCAGCTTCTGCCCTCAGTGTCTTCCTCCTCACCGCCCTCATCGTCTTCTCCAG GTAAGAAGGTATGTGTACCACGATGTCGTGCGAGTGGACGATTTGGAGAAGTTAATCGACTGCTCTTCTGTTCAG TCATACACGACGAACAGCGCCAAGGTGGTGTTCTTGAACGAGCGGCCGCCGAGCCGCCCGTTTCGCGGCTCCGGCAACGCCTGCCTCTCCTGCTATCGCCCTCTCCAAGACCCCTACCTCTTCTGCTCCCTCGCCTGCAAG GTGAAGGAGCTGCTGCAGAACGAAGGCGGGCTGTGGAAGGAGCTTCGGGAGTGCGAGTACCTCCCTCTTCCGAGCTCCTGTGATCTGGACGAGGGGCAGCTGACGCCGGACTCCATCCTCGAGTCCGCCACCTCCTCCGCCTCCAGCGGCGGCGGCGCGGAGCTCGGCGTCGCAGATACTGAGCCCGTATCCTGGCGGAAGATGCGAAGCGTCCCCCGACGTGCGGCTGCCGCGGCGGAGGTGGCGAGCCGGAGGAAAAAGGGCGTCCCCGTCCGAGCTCCACTGTTCTGA
- the LOC122011399 gene encoding protein RGF1 INDUCIBLE TRANSCRIPTION FACTOR 1-like isoform X1, translated as MSRIEGQSLAEMLKRGAAMQVGFSSSSNSSMPRWLEVMLAEKFFNSCMIHETSKKNEKNIFCLDCCSSFCPQCLPPHRPHRLLQVRRYVYHDVVRVDDLEKLIDCSSVQSYTTNSAKVVFLNERPPSRPFRGSGNACLSCYRPLQDPYLFCSLACKVKELLQNEGGLWKELRECEYLPLPSSCDLDEGQLTPDSILESATSSASSGGGAELGVADTEPVSWRKMRSVPRRAAAAAEVASRRKKGVPVRAPLF; from the exons ATGTCTCGCATTGAAGGCCAGTCGCTCGCTGAAATGCTCAAACGAGGCGCCGCCATG CAGGTGGGGTTTTCGAGCAGCAGCAACAGCAGCATGCCTCGGTGGCTTGAGGTGATGCTGGCGGAGAAGTTCTTCAACTCATGTATGATCCACGAGACCTCCAAGAAGAACGAGAAGAACATCTTCTGCCTCGATTGCTGCTCCAGCTTCTGCCCTCAGTGTCTTCCTCCTCACCGCCCTCATCGTCTTCTCCAG GTAAGAAGGTATGTGTACCACGATGTCGTGCGAGTGGACGATTTGGAGAAGTTAATCGACTGCTCTTCTGTTCAG TCATACACGACGAACAGCGCCAAGGTGGTGTTCTTGAACGAGCGGCCGCCGAGCCGCCCGTTTCGCGGCTCCGGCAACGCCTGCCTCTCCTGCTATCGCCCTCTCCAAGACCCCTACCTCTTCTGCTCCCTCGCCTGCAAG GTGAAGGAGCTGCTGCAGAACGAAGGCGGGCTGTGGAAGGAGCTTCGGGAGTGCGAGTACCTCCCTCTTCCGAGCTCCTGTGATCTGGACGAGGGGCAGCTGACGCCGGACTCCATCCTCGAGTCCGCCACCTCCTCCGCCTCCAGCGGCGGCGGCGCGGAGCTCGGCGTCGCAGATACTGAGCCCGTATCCTGGCGGAAGATGCGAAGCGTCCCCCGACGTGCGGCTGCCGCGGCGGAGGTGGCGAGCCGGAGGAAAAAGGGCGTCCCCGTCCGAGCTCCACTGTTCTGA
- the LOC122008005 gene encoding epoxide hydrolase A-like isoform X2 — MEGIGHRTLRVNGINIHVAPDLRGYGDSDSPPSASDYSIFHLVGDLVALVHALGQDQVFVVGHDWGAIVAWWLCVLRPDMVKALVNLSVPYSPRNPRRRTVESLRAIFGDDYYMCRFQEHGAIEAEFEQIGTTSLIKRFLTYRTPAAIIITKEKGIDGSLEAPATLPSWLSAADVEYFANKFEKSGFTGGLNYYRCMDMNWELTAPWTGVQVKVPVKFIVGDLDLTYHTPGVQDYIHKGGFRKRVPFLQNVVVMEGAGHFINQERPQEISDHIYDFIKKF, encoded by the exons ATGGAAGGTATCGGCCATCGTACGCTGCGGGTGAACGGAATCAACATCCAT GTCGCCCCCGATCTCCGAGGCTACGGCGACTCAGACTCCCCTCCTTCCGCCTCCGACTATTCCATCTTCCACCTCGTCGGTGACCTCGTTGCGCTAGTCCACGCCCTCGGCCAAGATCAA GTGTTCGTGGTGGGGCATGATTGGGGAGCGATTGTGGCTTGGTGGCTGTGCGTGTTGCGACCGGACATGGTGAAGGCGCTGGTGAATCTTAGTGTGCCGTACAGCCCCCGGAATCCTAGGCGGAGGACGGTGGAATCCTTGAGGGCCATTTTTGGGGACGACTACTATATGTGCCGCTTCCAG GAACATGGAGCAATAGAAGCTGAATTTGAACAGATTGGTACTACGTCCTTGATCAAAAGGTTCTTAACATATCGCACTCCAGCAGCCATTATTATAACCAAGGAAAAAGGTATTGACGGTTCCCTTGAAGCACCTGCTACCTTGCCTTCCTGGCTATCAGCCGCGGACGTAGAGTATTTTGCCAACAAATTTGAAAAGTCGGGCTTTACTGGAGGACTGAACTACTATCGGTGCATGGACAT GAATTGGGAGCTTACCGCACCTTGGACTGGCGTCCAAGTAAAGGTACCGGTGAAGTTCATTGTCGGGGATCTTGATCTAACATACCATACGCCAGGCGTGCAGGACTACATACACAAGGGTGGTTTCAGAAAACGGGTTCCGTTTCTTCAAAATGTGGTGGTGATGGAGGGGGCCGGTCATTTCATCAACCAGGAGAGGCCACAGGAGATTTCTGATCACATTTACGACTTCATTAAAAAGTTCTAA